The Castanea sativa cultivar Marrone di Chiusa Pesio chromosome 11, ASM4071231v1 genome contains a region encoding:
- the LOC142616719 gene encoding zinc finger BED domain-containing protein RICESLEEPER 1-like: MLFVAVVLDPRYRLKYVKFWFKKWYGKDKGDAMSSKVQDALKRLYVERVGHTGASSSSGSGVPLSRDSRPSVGNASLSDRIKSYNNRFKQHLADEDSVERKSELDTYLLESSEDPDVEDFDILMWWKMNSSRYRVLYQIARDVLAILVSTVASKSAFGFVP; encoded by the coding sequence ATGctttttgttgctgttgttcTTGACCCAAGGTATAGATTGAAGTATGTAAAGTTTTGGTTTAAGAAGTGGTATGGAAAAGACAAGGGGGATGCAATGAGCTCTAAGGTTCAGGATGCATTGAAGAGGTTGTATGTGGAGAGAGTGGGTCACACTGGAGCTTCGAGTTCTAGTGGTAGTGGTGTTCCATTGTCTAGGGACTCCAGGCCAAGTGTTGGTAATGCTTCATTGTCTGATCGcattaaaagttataataataGGTTTAAGCAACATTTGGCAGACGAGGATAGTGTGGAAAGAAAATCTGAGTTAGATACGTATTTGTTAGAATCTTCTGAGGACCCTGATGTGGAAGATTTTGACATCTTGATGTGGTGGAAAATGAATTCTTCTAGATATCGAGTCCTTTACCAAATTGCCCGTGATGTGTTGGCTATTCTTGTCTCTACTGTTGCATCCAAGTCTGCTTTTGGATTCGTTCCATAA